GAGCAGTGTTTGACTTGGATTAGCCACTGTGAATTCTAGTCTTTTAACAGAACTGAACATGTTAAAGTGATTAAGGCCACATTAAATTATGAGTAGAAGCTATGGCCAAatataatatgaataaaataatgtttgttaTTTTGATTAAACTAATTTGAATAGATTTCTTCTGTAATGTGGACAATAATATGCTACCTCACACTTTTGATCTCATAAttcatgcttttaattttttaggccAAAGAGAAAAGTTCCTATCAAATTCTCATCAATAAGGCTAacagaagttcctgtggtggcttagcagtaacaaacccgactagtatccatgaagatgctggtttaatccttatcagtgggttaaggatctggcattgccctgaggtgtggtgcaggtccgcagctatagctccgatttgacccctagcctgggaacttccatatgccatgggtttggccctaaaaagacaagcaacaacaacaacaaaacaaggtTAACAGAATTGGGATATTCTTAACCTACATTTCCAAGGaggtcataataataataatggaatatGAGGTACagaatcttaaaattatttttccaggtcttatttatttacattgaaCTCAATTTAACTGTCAAATAAGAATACCGATAAAAGATAAATTGCTACCACAAAACATGTAATCTTTAGCATGCAGCTGAATGCAATCCTAATATTCAGAAAtcttgtcttggagttcccgtcgtggcacagtggttaacgaatccgactaggaaccatgaggttgcgggttcggtccctacccttgctcagtgggttaacgatccagcgttgccgtgagctgtggtgtaggttgcagacgtggctcggatcccgtgttgctgtggctctggcctgggccagtggctacagctccgactggacccctagcttgggaacctccatatgccgcgggagcagcccaagaaatagcaaataagacaaaaaaaaaaaaaatatatatatatatcttagaaaaaaaatcttgtcttaaTAGTATTTCCTTCTAAAAAGGAGGCTGGGATACAGTGGGTCTGTTTCAAACATcctaataagaaaacaattttcttttagaaaacagCAATTATAAATTATTGctttcttaaaagattttttttaaaaagggggtttcagaagaaagaaatcctgtcaGGATGAAGTTTGAGATAAGTTTATTCTAGCAGGCTTTGTGGCACACAGGTCCTCTAAGTCACTCATTGTGAGACTCCAGTCTATGCCATGTGTCAGCAATTAACTTGCAAATTAACTGACAACTAAATTTGATACCCTTAAAGTACATAGGATGTAGTAAACCAACCCAATccttaaaggatttttttctttcagatgctTTACAGAACTGTAGGACTGTCCActttacaggattttttttgaaGCGACATCTTTAAAAATGCCTGTAAATTCTAAAAAGTATTGctaacttaaaataaaatttgttacgTATTTCATGCTAAGTTGATAATGTTCTTTACCAAATATGATAGAACCAAAAATATAATGAAGCCGTGGCTAAGAAAAACCTACCCACGTGATTAAATTTTATTGAGCATAAACAGTTTCTTTCTTGATGTACAGACTTGATTATACTTTTCTACACAATTGGATAAATAAAAGCgaagatataatttatttaacttttttggatATAAAAGTTCAACATATCTTAGACTAGTTTTctaataagtttgttttcaatatgACCACTTAAAAATTCATCTTAATGGAAGATTTGGAAAAAGCCGCATTTTATTCATGTTGACAATAATCAAAGAATGCGGTTGATATAGTAATTACTATATTCAGAGTGAATGATATGTGCTAGGTATTATTCTCGAGGTATTATATTTACCAACTTGAATCCTTATAGTAACACTGCAAGGTAGTGAATTATTAGCCTTATTTCATTGGTGAGGAAAGAGAAgcttaaagaaattaaagtgcCTTACCAAACTTCTATAATTGGTACATTTGCTCAGCAGATATTTGAGAGCTGCTCTGTGTTTGTCACTATGCTGGGGCTGAGAACGCCCTGTGAATAAGAAGCATGAGATCTCCATTCTAAAGGAGTAAAGTAGAAAAGTCAAGATTTCAAAATAGTGGTTTCAGATTCTAAAACTTTTCTTCTTGGCTTCCTCACTCCCTCCCATCAAGGCTATTACAGAAGAGATGGATAAAATTGTTTAGGGTCATTTAAAAAAGTGGTCAAGGATGGAAACTGCATACTAGAATATGTTAGGGGAAAGAAGTATTGGAATATGAGTATTGAGATATATCAAAGGAAAAACCCTAGGGCCTAGAGGTAGGGTGGGGAATAGAAATCTTGTGCTGCACAATAGGATTGGTCTATGTAGAAGCACCTGCAGATGGTGTGTAGCACTCTTCTGTACTTGCGGTTACATCTCACATAGTCTTAAGGATCAGTATTATCTGTGTATAGCCCTGCACTGTCCACCACAGTAGGCATTCGCCATTTATGGCCTGTTAGTCCCTGAAATGTGACCAATGCAaccaaggaactgaattttaaatattaaaaatttttaatgaaaaaatgataCTCGATCCAGTTACCTGAACTTTCAAGCTGTCTGGAACAGCTTGCATGTGTGAATCTATTTTTATTCAACTATATTTTAGGAAACAAAATAGATCAAGTATTTCTGATGAAAATTTATCATCTCAATTGAGTTGTGCTATGATATAAAATACACAATGGATTTTGAAAACTTagtataaaaattattgattACATGCTGAGAAGATATTTTGGATatactggttaaataaattattaaatttagtttcaaatgtttattttttaaaaatgtgtctaccaggaaattttgaattttatatatgtgtgtgtgtgtgtatgtgtgcgtgtgtgtgtgtgtgtgtgtgtgtgtatatatatatatatatatatatatatatatatatatatatatggcttgcATTATATTTGTACTGGAGAGTGCTGCTATAATCAGAGCCCTGGTGAAGAGAGTCTGGTCCAtatattgtcttttatttctggcatcaaaatatttttcttagtatACCTCATTACCCTTTCATCAAGAGTAGTGTACAGCTCATCATTCTTTCTACGAGTGTTATGAATCATAGTAAAAACTGTGTCAAGATTTCTTTGAGtagtagaaatataaaattgtttACATAAGCACTTATATGAATTGTCAGTGTATAGGTGTAAACATGTAACACATTTATTTCCAGAGTATTTCCCATAGTaagtttttgaaaatagaaagtaaacatAAGTATTCTGTAGAACTATTCAAAGACTGAGACTTGGGAGAGAAACAGTTCATATACTACACAATATACACATATCCAGGACAAAAGTAAACATTATAAACagtataaaaatagacaaaaagataTAAACACAATATAATTTGGTCAGAATttcagactgttttttttttcttctctctcccctttacTTCAAAAGTTATAAATACTTTGGAAGCAGCATGTATTGTTGcacttttgattttttgttgtacAGTTAATGAACTTGAGAGTCTGGATGACTGGTGATCATCTACTTGGCCTTCCCATTCTTTCGTTTCCTCTTCTTTGATTAACAAAGGTTTTCCTAGAGTTTGGCCAATAAAGTTACAGACTTCTTGAGCTTTGCGCCATGCATTTTCTACAGCAACAAGACAAGCTTGCCGTCTTGGGAGTCAAATACAGAGATTATTAATATGACATTTAACAAACTGCAGCACTGAATAGCTTTGTTTAATTAATTGATAATTGAGTTAACGATGTGCTTAACTTACCGAAGATTCTCAACGGAACCTGGAGTATGGTAGAACTGGGGTTGGCTGATGACAACAGAGCTATCCAGCTTTTCAACAAGAAAGTTacaaatattttgcatttgtCCAAATTCAGTAAATGTAATGCAGACCTGTAAATGAAATGacacttgaaattattttcatgattgacacattatttcaaatttttttctaaatgcaggttttaaaagtaaagccatgagttccctggtggctcagtgggttaaggatccagtgttgtcactgctgtagctctggttattgctgtggcatgtGCCTGATCTCTGGCACATGAACTTtcgcatgctatgggtgcagcaaaaaaaaaaaaaaaaaaagtcaaattataaTGAGATAATGAGGTCATGTTATAATAGATAACAGATAAGAAAAGCCTACTTGGTACTTAACAactaaattattttgttattaaatttgtttttgcttataAATTTTGTAATTTATCTAATACtgacatgaatattttaaaattcttaaaccaGTCAGGGACTTTTTATGAAAGAGAATTGGAAGGTTTCTCCTTCATCTTTATTTGGCTAAATTCTAACCCTGATAAATGTTTCATGACTCTTTAGTCATCTATGCATTAGCTAGCTTCCTGATTAGCAGTAATTAATTCATACTTCACTGCTGTCACTGACATATGTTTCTTCTTCCAATAGTTATTTTCAGATCTATATGTGGAAGCTCATCTATTTCACTATGTCCTCTGCCTTTAAATATGCGGCATGTTTATTAGGAATttatgttggattttgttaagtgttttttttcttcgtctattgagataatcatatggtatttccttTTTACTTGTTTGTAAGATAAATTAGATTGACCAATTTTGGAACCAACCATTCTTTCTGGGAATGAACCCTACTTGGTCATTACACATTACCCTTTCTATATATCACTGGATTTGATTTGctgaaattttgtttaaaatttatgcACATAAATTTATGATGGATACctggtctgtagttttccttGCTTGTAATGTTTTTCTCCCcctagtttttttattttgggcCCTATAATGAATGAGTTGGGAAGTATtccagccttttcattttctagaaaagTTTGTatagaattggtattatttctccCTTCCATGTATGCACTTTTTAACTTCTCCTTTGACTCATAGGTTATTGAGAAGTATGTTAGttaaattccaaatatttgaggGATTTCCCTGAGATTTTCTGTTactgttttctaatttatttataatggtCACAAAACTTACTTTGTATAATTCAAatgttttccaatttttcaaGAGTTGTTTGATTTAGAGCAAAAACCATGGTTTCGAAAGCTGACAACCAAagaccttctttctctctcaggaCACATGGACTCccattacttttcttttcacagcaGTCCTCTCAATTCAAGAGCAAACAGATCAGGGAGATGGGAATAAGAtgacagaatagaaggactggagctcactttctctcataaaaacaacagaattactACCAAAAGCTaaaaaaccttcaaccaaatggactggaaactttcaaaaagatatcctactccagaagacaaagaggaggccacatcaaaacCGCAGGAGAGGCATTTatgcgatataagcaaccccatacccgctgggtgggcagcccaccagactggaaagtaactgtatcaaagagactcacctacaggagtgagagttctgagccccacgtcaggtccccatgcctgagGATTTGGGAATGGGAAAAAGAGCCTCcacagcatctggcattgaaggccagtggggcttgtgcgtaggagttccatgggactgggggaaatgaagacctcattcttgaaaggtgcacacaggctttcatgtgcactggatctcagggcaaagcagagtctccataggaatctgcgGACCTGACTGCACTTCCGAATCCTGGAGtatctcctgggaaaataggggggTACTGTGGCTCGTTGTtagggaaggacactggaggcaaaggtctctggAATATTTATCAGTGTGTATGCCTCTAGTGCCCACCCACCTGTGccgagaagccccaggccaaataagaatccaggtgggatcacagcacaACCCAACAGGCTGCCaaaagacccccaggcacacagacaCCTCTAATctccccacccatcagagggataggaatcagccctaCCTAATAGTGGGCAAGcaccagtccttcccatcaggaagcctacagcaagcccctgtaccaacttcaccCACAACAGGGGAAGACATCaaaagtaagagaagctacaactctatggtctgcaaaaaggagaccacaccaaaaacctataaaaatgaaaagacagtgaactataactcagataagggaacaataaaaaaacaaaacaaaacagaaaaacagctaagtgatgtggagattgtcagcctccaggaaaaagactataGACTGATGATATGAAGATgaagcaagacattggaaataaactggaggcaaagatggataatttacaggaaacactgagcaaagaaatataagacttaaaacttaagcaagcagagatgcaaaatacaataactgaaataaaaaattcattagaagcaaccaacagcagaatacaggaagcagaagaatgaataaccAAGGTGGAGGATAGACTAGTgtaaatcactgatgcagaacaaaaaagagaaaagattgaaaagcaatgaagacagtctaaaagaaatctgggacaatgttaaatgcaccaacaacCATATTATAGGGTGCcataagaagagagagaaagggacagaaaaaatgtttgaagagaCAATAGCTGAGaaacttctctaacatgggaaagaaacaactcattcaaatccaggaagcgcaatgagtaccatataaagtaaatccaaggaggaataccctgagacacatattaatcaaactgatcaaaattaagacaaagagaaaatattgaaagcagttaaggaaaggaaacaaataacacacaagggaaccccaataaggttatcaatggatttttcagcagaacctctgcaggccagaagggagtggcatgatatacttaatgagatgaaagaaaaaaacctccaaccaagattactttacccagaaaggctctcatgtagatttgaaggagaaatcaaaaactttacaaataagcaaaagctaagacaattcagcaacactgaaccagctttacaacaaataataaaggaaattctctaggcaaaaaagacaaggccacaaccagaaacaaaataccaaaaatgaCAAGGCCCACCACAAAAGGCATATATatggtaaaggtaggaaatcatccatgcacaaatgctaccaaaatcagaaatcatgagaagaggaggacacaaattcaggacactggagatgcacttgcaattaagagaccaacaacttaaaacaatctcctatatatatatagacttctatatcaaaacttcagggtaactggaAACTGAAAaactacaattgatacacacacaaataagaaaaatcaactcaaatacaatactaaagatagtcatcaaaccacaagaggagagaagatagaacaagggaagaaaaaagagcaaagaagacaaatccaaaacagttactaaaaaggcaataagaacatatgtatgaataattaccttaaatgtaaatggactaaatgccccaaccaaaagatacagactggctgaatgggtaaaacaagatccatatatatgctgtcttcaagagacccacttcacttctagggacacatacaaattgaaagtgagaggatggaagaaaatatgacaaGCAAACTggaattaaaagaaagctggagtaggaatactcatatcagacaaaataaaccttaaaagaatatttattataagagacaaagaaggacattacataatgatcaaaggatcaatccaagaagaagatataacaattgcaaatatacatgcacccaatcacctcaatatatgaaccttaaaaggagaaatctacaACAACACAACAAGAGCGGGCAACTTTAACACCCTAGTTACAGCAATGGAAAGATCAtccagaaaatcaacaaggaactACAGGTCCTAAATGAAGAATTAGACCAGacagacttaatagatatttataggacattccatccaagagcaacagaatacacaatcttctcaagtgcacacggaacattctctaggattgaccacattctgggccacaaatcaagcctcagtaactttaagaaaattcaaatcatatcaagcatctttttcacCCACAACgttatacaactggaaatcaacaacaggaaaaaaatggcaaaaaacagaaatacatggaaactaaacaacatgctactaaacaaccaatggatcactgaagaaatcaaagaggaaattaaaaaatacctagaagcaaatgacaacaaagacatgacactccaaaacctataggatgcagcaaaagccattctaagaggaaagtttatagctatacaagcccacttcaggaaacaagaaaaagctcaaataaacaacctaacttttcatctaaagcagcttgagagagaagacaagacctaaagtcagcagaaggaaagaaatcataaagattagagcagcaatcaatgaaatagaaacaacgaaaaccatagaaaagatcaatgacactaaaagctgggtctttgaaaagatcaacaaaattgataaacccttagctggacttatcaagaaaaaaagagagaactaaaatcaataaaattagaaatgaaaaaggagatgttacaaaggacatcacagaaatataaaggatcataagagactactatatgcaactatatgccaatgaaatggaaaacctagaagaaatggacaaattcttagaaaagtgcaatcttccaagactaaaccaacacgaaataaaaaagatgactggaccaatcacaagtactgaaatcgaaactgtgattaaaaaacttccaacaaacaaaagtccaggaccagatggcttcacgggcaaattccaccaaacatttagagaaaagctaacacctattcttctgaaactattccaaaacattgcagaggaatggatactcccaaactcattctatgaggccaccatcaccctgatactaaaaccagacaaagataccacaaaaagagaaaactacaggccaatttcactggtgaacatcgatgcaaaaatcctcaacaaaatactagcaaaccacatccaacaatacattaaaaggactgcacatcatgatcaagtaggatttatcccagggatgcaagagttcttcaatatccacaaatccatcagtgtgatacaccacattaacaaactgaagaataaaaaactatatgatcccctcaacagatgcagaaaaagcctttgacaaaatccaacacccatttctgataaaaacccttcagaaagttggCAGACAGGGAACCtaccacaacataataaaggccatatatgacaaacccacagctaacatcattctcaatggtgaaaagctgaaagaattcctgctgagatcaggaacaagataaggatgtgtccactcttgccactactcaacatagttttggaagtcctagccacagcaatcagagaagtaaaagaaataaaaggaatccaaattggaaaggaagaagtaaaactatccctatttgcagatgacatgatactatacctagagaatcctaaagactctaccagaaaactgttagagctcatccacgaattaggcaaagtcacaggacacaaaattaatacacagaaattgacggcatttctatatactaacaatgaaagatcagaaaaagaaattagggaagcaatcccatttaccatcacatcaaaaagaataaaatacttagaggagtaaacctacccaaagaaacaaaagacctgtactctggaaactataagacactgatgaaagaaatcaaagatgacacaaacaaatcgaaagacataccatgctcttgggttggaagaatcaacagattcaatgccatccctatcaaattaccaaggacatttttcacagaactagaacaaaatattttaaagtttgtttggaagcacaaaagacccagaatagccatagatatcctgagaaagaaaactggagcaggaagaatcaggctcccggacttcagactacactacaaagcaacagtcatcaaaaccgtatggtactggcacaaagacagagatatagatctgtggaacaggatagaaagcccagaattaaacccacacacctacattcaactaatctatgacaaaggaggcaagaatatacaatggagaaaagacagcctgttcaattagtagtgctgggaaaactggacaggtacgtgtaaaataatgaaattagaaaacttcctaacaccatacacacaaaaaaaaatcaaaatggtttaaagCCCTAAATATAAGAGCAGATAGTATAAAGCTCTTAagaggaaaaataggcaaaacactctctgacataaaccacagcaatatcttctcagatctacctcctagagtaatgatgataaaaacaaaaataaacaaatgggacctaattaaacttaaaagtttctgcacagcaaagaaaacctaaacaaaatgaaaaggcaacccacagaatggaagtaaatacttgcaaatgaagtgactgacaagggattaatcccccaaatttataaacaccttctatagctaaataccaaacaaacaaacaaacaaacaaacaaacaacctgatcaaaaaactggcaggagatctaaacagacaattgtccaaagaagatatagagatggccaaaaaaacacatgaaaagatgttcaacctcactaattactagagaaatgcaaatcaagaccactatgaggtaccaccatacatacatcagccagaatggccatcaacaaaaattctacaaagaataaatgctagagagggtgtgcagaaaagggaaccctatcacaccattggtgggaatgtaaattggtgcaaccactgtggaaaacagtatggagattcctcagaaaactaaaaatagaattaccatttgaaacagcaatcccactccagggcatctatccagagaaaaccatgattcaaaaagatacatgcagagttcccatcatggtggagtggaaacgaatccaaccaggaaccatgaggttgcgggttcaatccctggccttgctcagtgggttaaggatctggtgttgctgtgagctgtgctataggtcacagacgtggctcagatctggcgtggctgtggctctggcatagatcagactccaattagacccctagcctgggaacctccatatgctgcaagtgtagccctaaaaagacaaaaagagacaaaaaaaaaaaaaagaaaagatacatgtactccaatgttcactgcagcactatatacaataaccaagacatggaaacaacctaaatgtccatgggcagaggagtggataaagaagatgtggcacttaaacacaatggaatattactcagacattaaaaggaaaaacacaatggaatattactcagacattaaaaaagaaaaacttatggtttccaaaggagacaggttgtgagGTGGGGGATATGCTGGGGATATGAGGTGGATATGTTATAAAACTGGgctgtgatgattgctgtacaactatacatgtaaaaaaattcactgagtaattaaaagcAAAGAGctaacagataaaaaaaaaaaaagacttgttttaTGACCCATAGTATAGTCCACCTTGGTAAAAGTTCTATGCACAgttgaaagaaatgaatattCTGCTTCTGTTGGAATGATGCCAAGCAGGTCCAATTGGTTGACAGTACTTAAATCATGTTCAATCTTTCATACCATACTGATTTTCTGTATGATTTCATTAATTACTAATAAAGGGGTATTGAACTCTTCAACAAAAACTATAGAGTTAGTTACTTCTTTACAGTTTATCATTTTTACCTTAAGCATTTTGAAGCTTTAATATTAAATGTCTAAATGTTTAAGATTGTATGTTCTCTTGATTGACCcatttatcattataaaaatcatctttatcTGTGGTAATCTTCACTCTctagtctactttgtctgatattatCACTGCCACtacaactttcttttgattattgttaacatagaatatatttatccatctctttcatttttttagttgatttgcaatgttttgtaaatttctgctgtacagtaaagtgattcagttatacttctgtatattcttttaaaactattcctttccattattgtttatcataggatactgaatatagatccctgtgctatgtGGCAGGatcttatttatctattctatatataatagcttacatctgctaaccctaacTTCTCACTCCATACCTCCCTcaatccctcccccttggcaatcacaagtctgttctctctgactgtgaatctgtttttgctgtacataggttcattagtgtcaaaataacttttatt
The nucleotide sequence above comes from Phacochoerus africanus isolate WHEZ1 chromosome 2, ROS_Pafr_v1, whole genome shotgun sequence. Encoded proteins:
- the IRAK1BP1 gene encoding interleukin-1 receptor-associated kinase 1-binding protein 1 produces the protein MSLQRAPQSRVFLELVPWVDRDRENNLLSGGETLPGLRRPLSSAQAQTATREVHVSGTAEVSARPDRAHVAVRVSSTKEAAAEAKKSVCRRLDYITQSLQQQGVQSENVTVTKDFKRVENAYHMEAEVCITFTEFGQMQNICNFLVEKLDSSVVISQPQFYHTPGSVENLRRQACLVAVENAWRKAQEVCNFIGQTLGKPLLIKEEETKEWEGQVDDHQSSRLSSSLTVQQKIKSATIHAASKVFITFEVKGREKKKKTV